In the genome of Cryptococcus neoformans var. neoformans B-3501A chromosome 5, whole genome shotgun sequence, the window TCACTCGGTATCTGATTTGGCTCTAAACCTGGAATTCCGCCTACTGCCCCCTATTACACCATTCCTGGGCTCACGTACTCCTTTATTACCGCTGGCACTCGAAATTGAAAGCTgactctcccttctctctcccaaaCTTGGCCCCAATCTTGATTGGGGGATACCCAAGTTTGAGTCTCCTCCAATCGAGAGACCCAGGGCGGAGTCTTTATTTGAGGAGAAAATGCTACCTTTCCTACTGGgtcctttctctctcttccttgtgtctccttccccttcctcttctgcgTCAGATGTGGGAATAGAGTCGTAATTATAATGTTCCCCAGCTCTGAAACTAGAATGACGAGATCGACGGCCAAGACCAGCTACAGGAGGTGggatgggagaaggtgTGCGGGAGAAGGGAACGGCTTCTGGATCGGTAGGTTTAGCTAAGGGTCGGTtgggggtggaggatatctATTAATTTCCGTCAGCTCATTGCTTTCTAGCGTGAGGTCAACGGGGACATGTTAAAGGAGAGCTTACAGTAGCCCAAATAGCAGACGCTAAGATAATCACCGTCCCCAAAGCtgagaggaaagaaggtatTGTCCCCCAAAGCACAAACTCGAATaaaagggagaagacgacTTGGAGATATATGGCGAGACCTGCTCGACCGGCTTTCTCGCGTTGGAGGCCGAGGGTTAGGAATGTTTGGGCTGCGAACCCGAATATCTATTTAGGGAAATCAAGTATCAAGAAGGAGTGACTGGTCAGTTGGCtgaaagagggaagggaagggaggggaCGTACACCGATGGTGACGATGAATAGAAGCTCGTGAAGGGAAGAGACCCATACGATATGACCCGGCTTAAATAGAAGCCATCTGGAAGCGATTGGTGAGTAGTCAGTTTTCATGCAGAGTTACGAGTTGAGGTCAAGATCCCTTTTGAAGTAACTTACAGACCGCAGGTGATAGTACATGTGTAAGAAAAGTAGGTGATGGAATGAAGCGCGTGCGCTTTGTTTCCGATCCACCTGATTGTTGTATCTGACTTTCCATATCAGCCTTTCTTCGTAATCACCAGCTAGATTTGATTTTGGTTTGGGATAGTATACTTTGTACTTACAAGCCATGGACGCAAAGAAAACAGCAACAAAAGCCCATGTCACTGCTATTGCTCTTTCGGTCGTATCATTTCCCTCTTGATCCCCTTCCCCAGGGGGCAGGGGCAAATCCAACCTCGtccctccaccttctcctggtAAAGTGatatcttctcttttcccttccccgcCAAAGATGAATGGCGGACGGCTTACGAGCACGACGCCGACCAGACAGAAGAAGCCTGCCAGTATTTCACGTTGTGAGAGTGTCTCGTGCAGGAACAAGAAACCTAAGAGGGCGGTGACGCTAGGTGCGAGGAATTGGATTGTGACAGAATCGGAAAGGGTAAGGCCTCTGAGGCTTTGATAGCTTGACAGAAGACCCATGAAGCCGAAGAAACCGCGCAGGATGAGGATACCGCGTATGCCCGGTGGGCCGAGGAGAGGGTTAGGGTCACGCTTGATAAGCCAGAGGGATAGGACGCAGCAGATGGCTGTGATGCCCATTCGGACAAAGATCAAAGTTGTGGTGGATATTTGGGTAGCGGAGAGAAAGTACTTGACAGTGAGACCCatgaggacgaagaataATTCCGAGATGGCTACGAAGACGAGGCCGACATTTTGGGAGATGAAGTAGATAAGTCCAGGGGGGAGTTTTGCTGTTAGCCAGTCATCGACAGAGCTTGAGAACATTTGCAATCGAACAGAAGCATTATTATCAGGTGATGGCCGACGAGTAATTGCAGTCGGCGAAGCTGGACTTGATGTGAATGAGGGTAatttccctctttttgGGGAGAGAGTGACTGGGGATAATGGGACAGGAGCCTGGGTCAGAGGCATTTTGGGCGAGCGGGGCGACCGTGCAGACATGACGAGGGATTGGAATTGTCCACAGGATAGTCCTTTGAGGTTCTATCTAATCTATTTGCAGGCTTGTATGTAAACCGTCCAAGATGTTCGTTCGACTTGACTCTTTCATTATCCTCTTCCGCGCATTCATTCAGTTCATGACAATGAATCACCCGACGAGTTACCGAAGATATCCGCGATCGGCGACTTCCGATCTAAGAGGATCGTGTCACGTGACTTAATGGGCTCTTCTTGAAAGAACAGGAAGACAGCAGGTAGGTTCGTCATCGTCGATATTCTCACTTTCATTTACTATCCACTTTGTACAGGTATGCCTAGATAGCCTCACATAGAACATATACCACGAGAGATCATATATACCATGAGCTTCGATCCGGGCCCATCCTCAAATTACTACCGCAACTTTGCCTCGTCGGCCGACGGTCCTCTTCAAcccccatctcctccccgTTCGCCCATTCTCGGagcaactcttcctccacagcAAGTCGAAAGGGACCTTTACGCTCTTCTCAACATCTCCAAAGATGCATCGGAGGCTACCATCCGAGATCGATACCGTTCTCTCGCTACGACATTCCACCCCGACCGTCAGAGAAGCGACCGTACTCGAGAAGCAGCGCATGCTCAATTCACCGAGATCCAAAGAGCTTACGAGATCCTCACCGATCCCACGAAGCGTGCGGTGTACGATAtgtttggagaggaaggttTGAAGACGAATTGGGAGATCGGACCGAGAGTGAAGACTCCGGAGGAAATGCGAAAGTGGTTTACGGCGCAGGCGCATGAGAAGCGTGCAATGGAGGCGGAGGCGCTTGTGAAGCCAAAGAGCGACTTGGAAGTCGTCCTCGATGCACGGGCCGTGTTTCTCTCCAAAAAAGTGTTCCCAGACCCTAATGCCGTCAGACACGATCCCATCTCAAGAGTCTTGCGTATCCGACCGGGGCGAACAGTCTTGAAGCATTCTTTTGAGATGCCTCTATCGCCAAACACGCAGTTTATTGTCGAAGGCCAAGCCTTGTCGAGGAATGGTCGCGGAGGTGCCAACGTGCTGGGTACAGTGAAACACCAATTCTCTCCCAAATTCTGGGTTGAGACCGGGGTTACTTTGATGCATCCCCGGATAGGGAAAGTCAAGGCAACATATACAGTGGACGAGGATCAGTATGTTACTGCAAGTGTTGTTCAGTCTACCTTGACTGCTCCGCCCCAACTGGGATTCACCTATGGGCGAAGACTGTACGCCGACACTACAGGTTTCATGTGTACGTCCTTTATCCTTTTTAACCTTTTGAGCTCAACTAAACTTCTGCAGTGTACGAGCCCggatccttctccatcggTTCATGGGGCCGCAACCGCCCGGAATCGCAACTGaacccatcttccctctccatcgGCCTCACCAACGCTAAACGTAACGGTGCCGGCTGGACAGTCCAAACCACCGCAGGTCTTGCCAACAGCCAGATCACTGCCGATTGGTCGACCCCGATCCCGGGGGGGCTGAAAATGAAATTTGGCGCTGACATTGGTTTGGATCAGTCGATCGCTGGGTTCATCACTGCTGAGGGGAAGGTGACGGATAATGTCAAAGCTGGGCTGATTTTGCAGATGGAAATCGGTGGAGGGATCATCCTAAAAGTCAAGTAAGTATACCTTTGCTCCCTTTCATTCTTCAAATTCAAGTGCAAACGAACCGATAACATGTACTTTGCAGGATCAACCGTCTTGGTCAAAAGATCTCTATCCCTATCCTCCTCGCTGAGAGGCTAGACCCCGTTATCCTTCTCGGTTCCACCCTCATCCCCGCTGCAGTCTACGCAGGTATCTACAAACTCTATCTCTTACCGCGCAAGAAACGCGCTTTGAAGGATAGGGTGAAAGAGTTACGGGAGGAGAATAAAGAGTTTATCaggcagaagaggcaagaggCGAGGGATGCGGTGGATGTGATGGAGAGGTCGGTGGAAGTGAAGCTGGCGCAGGAGAGGGACAGGAATGGTAcgttcctttttttttttagtTGGCCTTTTTTCAGTCTCTCCCCCCTCCTTTTCGTTCTTGTCCTGCTTCGATTTGCGTCCCACTAACACGAGGATAACACCAGGTCTTATCGTCATCTCCGCCCATTACGGACTCGCATCCTCATTCACTGAACGTGGTATCATCGTTTCTGAAAAGATtgaccaagaaggagaaggagagattaTCGATGTGACGATCCCTGTGCAAGCGCTTGTTCAAGATGGAAGGCTGTATATTCCTGGAGGCAAGGGAAAACATAACATCATAGGGTTCTATGTAAGTTTTTTTGCATTTCATAAGAGTTTGGAGCAGGGCCgaaaaatggaagaagaagagaaaagtcATGACAGTACTGGATGCTGATTGTGGGTACTCTTGAAATCCGCAGGACCCGTGTATAGGCGAAAACAAGAAATTAAGAGTGAGGTATCTGTTTAGGGGGAAGATGCATGAGGTTACGGTGGATGATACGAGTCCGTTGAGAGCGCCTGTTAGGAGTGAGTTGCGTTTTCCTATATATCCCGTCTTACATTTTCGTTGTTCGTTGTACTGATATTTGGTCAATCTTTTTCTTAGCGCACGTTCTCGAGGTATAGATGCCCTTGGCTCCGTTTGGCTTCACACGGCAGACCTAAGGGGACGAGTAGGAGGTGTTCGACGAGTTGATACTAGTGCGGGGTGATCggggaggggaggggaaCGAAGGAGAGGTTGATTGAATTACTCGCAGCtcgaaaacaaaaagacgATTTTTTGCATACGCATTGATTTTTCCAacttgaaaaaaagggaccGAATCCACTCGTCACCTGGTGACAATTTGGGTTATCGCGGCGGGTTAGAGACGACGGGAGTTTTTGGTAGTCTTCTCAAGTTTGATTTATGATGATGCTGCTTTTCATTGTTTCAAGCCTGTGGTGTAAGATGGGGCTTGTGCACGAAGAGCGGAAGATAAACGCATGCATTaccctcctcttcggccCCCTCTAAGAAGCACTCTCCATTCATGAACTCGCATCTACCAAGTCCACCCGCTAACGACCTTCCGCCTCAACGGTGTATCCTCCCTAACGGCGCCTGCGCTCTTCACTCTCCCCAAATCCCTCTTGAACtgcttttcctccttttcagaCGGGGTAAGACCTTCGCGGATGACGAGGTGGATACGCGCAGAAGGGTGGTGTTTGATACCGTATTTACCGCGGCCTTTGATATCGATACGGGCTTCTTTGCGGCCTTTGGTGACCCATGCTTCGGCTGTTTCAAAGAGGTGGGGTTGGTCAGTTGAGCTGAAGTTAGTGGGTGAAAGGGGAAGACGCACCAACGACAAGTTTATCCCGCTTCAAACTCTTATCCACCGCATGATCCCTCGCGAGCGCCAATGTACTCTTCACCCACTTActcgccctcttctccgAGAACTGCATCTGCACAATCGCCTCATCTACCGGCAGACCTGCGATCTGGTGGGAGAGTAAGCCGAGTTTGCGGTGGGAGATTTTGTGCGCGGCGGAGGCGTAGCGGTGTTCGGTCCAGGTATTGTTGGGGAGGCCGcgtttcttcattttcttgGAGAGTTTGGGCTGGGTGTCGCCGGGAAAAGCGGAAGGCGAGGGGGCGAAGAGAGAGTCAGAGGTGGTCTCGCCGGgcgg includes:
- a CDS encoding hypothetical protein (HMMPfam hit to DnaJ, DnaJ domain, score: 100.5, E(): 4e-27), which encodes MSFDPGPSSNYYRNFASSADGPLQPPSPPRSPILGATLPPQQVERDLYALLNISKDASEATIRDRYRSLATTFHPDRQRSDRTREAAHAQFTEIQRAYEILTDPTKRAVYDMFGEEGLKTNWEIGPRVKTPEEMRKWFTAQAHEKRAMEAEALVKPKSDLEVVLDARAVFLSKKVFPDPNAVRHDPISRVLRIRPGRTVLKHSFEMPLSPNTQFIVEGQALSRNGRGGANVLGTVKHQFSPKFWVETGVTLMHPRIGKVKATYTVDEDQYVTASVVQSTLTAPPQLGFTYGRRLYADTTGFMLYEPGSFSIGSWGRNRPESQLNPSSLSIGLTNAKRNGAGWTVQTTAGLANSQITADWSTPIPGGLKMKFGADIGLDQSIAGFITAEGKVTDNVKAGLILQMEIGGGIILKVKINRLGQKISIPILLAERLDPVILLGSTLIPAAVYAGIYKLYLLPRKKRALKDRVKELREENKEFIRQKRQEARDAVDVMERSVEVKLAQERDRNGLIVISAHYGLASSFTERGIIVSEKIDQEGEGEIIDVTIPVQALVQDGRLYIPGGKGKHNIIGFYDPCIGENKKLRVRYLFRGKMHEVTVDDTSPLRAPVRTHVLEV
- a CDS encoding hypothetical protein (HMMPfam hit to DUF6, Integral membrane protein DUF6, score: 54.5, E(): 3e-13) — encoded protein: MSARSPRSPKMPLTQAPVPLSPVTLSPKRGKLPSFTSSPASPTAITRRPSPDNNASVRLQMFSSSVDDWLTAKLPPGLIYFISQNVGLVFVAISELFFVLMGLTVKYFLSATQISTTTLIFVRMGITAICCVLSLWLIKRDPNPLLGPPGIRGILILRGFFGFMGLLSSYQSLRGLTLSDSVTIQFLAPSVTALLGFLFLHETLSQREILAGFFCLVGVVLVSRPPFIFGGEGKREDITLPGEGGGTRLDLPLPPGEGDQEGNDTTERAIAVTWAFVAVFFASMAYTTIRWIGNKAHALHSITYFSYTCTITCGLWLLFKPGHIVWVSSLHELLFIVTIGVRPLPSLPSFSQLTSHSFLILDFPK